CCGTTGACCTGCTCGATAAAGGGTTCATCGCGGCTCACGTCATCGATGTGATAGACGTAGCCCAGCTCTTGCAGCAGCGACAGGGTGTTCGGCCCGCGCCTTAGCCAGTTGCAGTTGTAACCGACGACCGGCTGCCCGGTGACCGCCTGCACCATGCTCGCGGCCTGGCGCAGAAAGGTGCGCTCCTCATCGCGGTTCATGGCGAACTGCGAACTCCAGCGCGGGCCGTGCCCCGCCGCCTCGTGGCCACGGGCGACGATCTCGCGGGCCAACTCGGGGTGCCGCTGCACCGCGTCGCCGATCATGTGGCTGGTGACTTTCACGCCGTGCCGGTCCCACAGGTCGAGCATGCGCGGGATGCCCTCGCGATAGCCGTAGGCGAACCAGGTATTGGTGGCCACGTCGGCCGGCACGCTGTCGGGAAAATCCACCTTGGGGAACGGGCTGTCAGTGCCTTTGGGGGGCTGCCCGCCTGCTTCGAACTGCATGGAAATCGACACCACCAGCCGCGTGTCGCCGGGCCAGAACCGTCCGTTGCGCTGGCTGGACATCGCCGCAGCGCTATTGGCCTGGCCCTTCGGCACCGTGGCAGCGCCCGCCGGATTGAGTAGCGACCCCGCCGCCAGCACCGCTGCGCCTGCGCCGGCCTGGGCGAGAAAGGTACGCCGTTGCGTGTTGATCAATGTCATCGCGTTGACTCCGTTGGATAAGCACGGATGCAACCGTAAGATGTATGGATTATTTTGATAATTGAGCCGCTTTCAAAAACCTTTTTCGGAAACCCCGAACAATGCCGTTGAAAAATCTTGAGCTGTTTTTGCTGATTATCGAGAAAGGTGGGCTGTCGGCGGCCGGGCGCGAACTGGGGTTGTCACCGGCCTCGGTGTCCGAGCGGCTGGTGCAATTGGAGCGTTTCTACGGCGCCAGCCTGCTCAACCGCACTACCCGCGCCATTCACCTGACCGACGAAGGCCGCGTGCTGGCCGAAGGCGCACGGCGCCTGCTGGATCAGGCCGAGGCGTTGCACAGCAGTATTCGCCTGGGCACTCGGACCGTTTCCGGGTTGATCCGCCTCAGTGCGCCGCAGGACCTGGGGCGCCAGCACCTTGAACCGGTCCTCACAGACTTCATGCAGGCGCATCCGCAGGTCAGCATCGACCTGCACCTCAGTGACGGCTACGTCGACCCCGTCGGCCAGGGCATCGACTTTGCCGTGCGCTACGGCGCCCTGGCCGACAGCAGCCTGCATGCCAAACCCCTGGGCGAGAACCGCCGCGTTGTGTGCGCCGCACCCGCTTACCTGGAGCGCCATGGCACGCCGTTGGAGCCGGCAGATCTGGCTGGGCACGAATGCCTGGTGATGCGCTTTGGCATCAACCTGGCGCACGAGTGGACCTTTACCCGGCAAGGGCACACCCAGCGCATCCTGGTGCGCGGCCGGCGCGTCGCGAATGACGGTGCGCTGGTGCGCCAGTGGTGCCTGGACGGCCACGGCCTGTGCCTTAAATCCGTGTGGGACGTGCGTGCCGACCTGGACGCCGGACGGCTGGTGGAAGTGTTCCCGGACTACGACCTCGGGCGCACGGCCCTGAACATCATCTACCCCACCAATCGTGCCCTGCCGCGCCGGGTCAGCCTCTTGATGGAATGCATCGCGGCGCGGCTATCCGCCGACCGCGCCAGGTGAGGGACTGTTCCTTGCACGCCACGCAAAACACTCTTGCCATCAAGGCCATTGATAGCTCCCTAACGAAAGCCCCATGCTAGAGGGCTGAATCCGCGCTTATATCATTCCGAATGATAGTTACCTTCGCTTCATTCGATTCGTGACATACCGCGTCCCCGCGCATGATCCGCCCATCTCAAATACATTGGCGGATGCACCCTATGGAACAGTCACTCAACCCTTTGCGCTTGCCCCTGGCGATTCTGGCCATGGTGGTGATGAGCGCGTGCGGTAAAACCCCGGAACAAGCGGCCGCCATGCCGGCGGCGAAAGTCAGCGTAGCCAAGGTGCTGGAGCAACCGGTCAACGAGTGGGACGAGTTCACCGGACGCCTCGAAGCGCCGGAAACCGTACAGATTCGTCCACGGGTTTCCGGCCAGATTGACCAAGTCGCTTTCACCGAAGGCGCTTTGGTCAAGAAAGGCGACCTGCTGTTCCAGATCGACCCACGCCCATTCCAGGCCGAAGTACGCCGCCTTGAAGCGCAACTGCAACAAACCAAGGCCGCGGCCACCCGCAGCGAAAACGAAGCCCAGCGCGGCGAGCGTCTGCGCCAGAGCAATGCGATCTCCGCCGAACTGGCCGACTCGCGTACCACCGCCGCCCAGGAAGCCCGCGCCGCCGTCGCCGGGATCCAGGCGCAGTTGGACCTGGCCAAACTGAACCTGAGTTTTACCCGTGTGACCTCGCCGATCAGCGGCCGCGTCAGCCGTGCCGAAATCACCGCCGGCAACCTGGTCACCGCCGACGTCACCGCGCTGACCAGCGTGGTTTCCACCGACAAGGTCTACGCCTACTTCGACGCCGACGAACGCGTGTACCTCAAGTACACCGAACTGGCACGCCAGGGCCGTCGCGGTGCCACGACCCCGGTGTACCTGGGCCTGTCGAATGAAACCGGCAACCCGCACCTGGGCCAGATGAATTTCATCGACAACCAGGTCAACCCCGCCACCGGCACCATCCGTGGGCGCGCCGTGTTCGACAACAGCAAGGGCGAATACACCCCCGGCCTGTATGCACGCCTGAAGCTGGTGGGCAGCGGTACCTACTCCGCCGTGCTGATCAACGACGAAGCGGTCGGCACCGACCTGGGCAAAAAATTCGTGCTGGTGATGGAAGGCGACAAGCCGGCTTATCGCGCGGTTGAGCTGGGGCCGAAGATCGAAGGTTTGCGCATCGTGCGCAACGGCCTGAGTAAGGACGACACCATTATCGTCAAGGGCCTGCAACGCGTGCGCCCAGGTGCACCGGTCACCCCGGAAACCATTCCGATGGCCAGCAAGGAAACCCTCGCCGCCTTGGCCCAACAACGACAAGCGCTGGAAGCCAGCAACCTTGAGCAAGTGGCGCCGGAAAAAACCGCGCCCAAGCTCGCCAGTGTTGCGACTCCACGCGGTTAAGGGATACGACTCAAGATGAATTTTTCCAAGTTCTTCATTTCGCGGCCGATCTTCGCAGCGGTGCTGTCGCTGCTGATCCTGATCGCCGGTGCGATCTCGCTGTTCCAATTGCCGATCAGCGAATACCCGGAAGTGGTGCCGCCTACCGTAGTGGTACGCGCCAACTTCCCCGGCGCCAACCCCAAGGTCATCGGTGAAACCGTGGCCGCACCGCTGGAGCAGGCGATCACCGGCGTCGAGAACATGCTGTACATGTCCTCGCAGTCGACCGCCGACGGCAAGCTGACCCTGACCATCACCTTCGCCCTGGGCACCGACCTGGACAACGCGCAGGTGCAGGTGCAGAACCGAGTGACGCGGACCCAGCCCAAGCTGCCGGAAGAAGTGACACGCATCGGTATCACCGTGGACAAGGCCTCCCCTGACCTGACCATGGTGGTGCACTTGACCTCCCCGGATCAGCGCTACGACATGCTGTACCTGTCCAACTACGCGATCCTCAATATCAAGGACGAGTTGGCGCGCCTGGGGGGTGTAGGCGACGTGCAGTTGTTCGGCATGGGCGACTACTCCCTGCGCGTGTGGCTCGATCCGAACAAGACCGCCTCACGCAACCTGACCGCTACCGATGTGGTCACCGCGATCCGCGAGCAGAACCGCCAGGTAGCCGCCGGTGCCCTGGGCGCCCAGCCCGCGCCGTCTGACACCAGCTTCCAGTTGTCGGTCAATACCCAAGGGCGTCTGGTCAGCGAAGAGGAGTTCGAGAACATCGTGATTCGCGCCGGCGCCAACGGTGAGATCACACGTCTCAAGGACATCGCCCGGGTCGAACTGGGGTCCAGCCAATACGCGCTGCGCTCGCTGATCGATAACCAGCCGGCGGTGGCGATTCCGATCTTCCAGCGTCCCGGCTCCAACGCCATCGACATCTCCAACGATGTGCGCAGCAAGATGGCCGAGCTGAAAAAGAGCTTCCCGGCGGGCATGGATTACCGCATCGCGTATGACCCGACGATCTTCGTTCGCGGCTCCATCGAAGCGGTGGTGCACACGCTGTTCGAAGCCCTGATTCTCGTGGTGCTGGTGGTGATTCTGTTCCTGCAGACCTGGCGCGCCTCGATCATTCCGTTGGTAGCGGTACCGGTATCGTTGATCGGTACGTTTGCGGTGATGCACCTGTTCGGCTTCTCGCTCAATGCGCTGTCGCTGTTCGGGCTGGTCTTGGCCATCGGCATCGTGGTGGACGACGCCATCGTGGTGGTGGAGAACGTAGAACGTAATATCGAGCTGGGCCTGGAGCCGTTCCCGGCCACTGAGAAAGCCATGAGCGAGGTGACCGGGCCGATCATCGCCACGGCGCTGGTGCTGTGTGCGGTGTTCATTCCGGCCGCCTTTATCAGCGGCTTGACCGGGCAGTTCTACAAGCAGTTCGCCTTGACCATTGCGATCTCGACGGTGATCTCGGCCTTCAACTCGCTGACCCTGTCCCCTGCCCTCGCCGCCGTGTTGCTGCGCGCTCACGATGCACCCAAGGACCGCTTCTCGAAGTTCCTCGACAAGCTGTTCGGCGGTTGGTTGTTCCGCCCGTTCAACCGCTTTTTTGAAAGAGCCAGCCATGGCTACGTCGGCACTGTGCGCCGAGTGATTCGCGGCAGTGGCATTGCCCTGTTCGTGTACGCCGGCCTGATGGTGCTGACCTTCTTCGGCTTCGCCCAC
The sequence above is drawn from the Pseudomonas quebecensis genome and encodes:
- a CDS encoding polysaccharide deacetylase family protein — protein: MTLINTQRRTFLAQAGAGAAVLAAGSLLNPAGAATVPKGQANSAAAMSSQRNGRFWPGDTRLVVSISMQFEAGGQPPKGTDSPFPKVDFPDSVPADVATNTWFAYGYREGIPRMLDLWDRHGVKVTSHMIGDAVQRHPELAREIVARGHEAAGHGPRWSSQFAMNRDEERTFLRQAASMVQAVTGQPVVGYNCNWLRRGPNTLSLLQELGYVYHIDDVSRDEPFIEQVNGKDFVVVPYTLRNNDIVLIEGRNYSPSQFLEQVKLEFDQLYEEAGTRRRMMSISAHDRISGTPQMVKVWDEFLRYANSHPGVAFMRKDAIAQYTLNSPLSLRETETI
- a CDS encoding LysR family transcriptional regulator, coding for MPLKNLELFLLIIEKGGLSAAGRELGLSPASVSERLVQLERFYGASLLNRTTRAIHLTDEGRVLAEGARRLLDQAEALHSSIRLGTRTVSGLIRLSAPQDLGRQHLEPVLTDFMQAHPQVSIDLHLSDGYVDPVGQGIDFAVRYGALADSSLHAKPLGENRRVVCAAPAYLERHGTPLEPADLAGHECLVMRFGINLAHEWTFTRQGHTQRILVRGRRVANDGALVRQWCLDGHGLCLKSVWDVRADLDAGRLVEVFPDYDLGRTALNIIYPTNRALPRRVSLLMECIAARLSADRAR
- the mexE gene encoding multidrug efflux RND transporter periplasmic adaptor subunit MexE — encoded protein: MEQSLNPLRLPLAILAMVVMSACGKTPEQAAAMPAAKVSVAKVLEQPVNEWDEFTGRLEAPETVQIRPRVSGQIDQVAFTEGALVKKGDLLFQIDPRPFQAEVRRLEAQLQQTKAAATRSENEAQRGERLRQSNAISAELADSRTTAAQEARAAVAGIQAQLDLAKLNLSFTRVTSPISGRVSRAEITAGNLVTADVTALTSVVSTDKVYAYFDADERVYLKYTELARQGRRGATTPVYLGLSNETGNPHLGQMNFIDNQVNPATGTIRGRAVFDNSKGEYTPGLYARLKLVGSGTYSAVLINDEAVGTDLGKKFVLVMEGDKPAYRAVELGPKIEGLRIVRNGLSKDDTIIVKGLQRVRPGAPVTPETIPMASKETLAALAQQRQALEASNLEQVAPEKTAPKLASVATPRG
- a CDS encoding efflux RND transporter permease subunit, yielding MNFSKFFISRPIFAAVLSLLILIAGAISLFQLPISEYPEVVPPTVVVRANFPGANPKVIGETVAAPLEQAITGVENMLYMSSQSTADGKLTLTITFALGTDLDNAQVQVQNRVTRTQPKLPEEVTRIGITVDKASPDLTMVVHLTSPDQRYDMLYLSNYAILNIKDELARLGGVGDVQLFGMGDYSLRVWLDPNKTASRNLTATDVVTAIREQNRQVAAGALGAQPAPSDTSFQLSVNTQGRLVSEEEFENIVIRAGANGEITRLKDIARVELGSSQYALRSLIDNQPAVAIPIFQRPGSNAIDISNDVRSKMAELKKSFPAGMDYRIAYDPTIFVRGSIEAVVHTLFEALILVVLVVILFLQTWRASIIPLVAVPVSLIGTFAVMHLFGFSLNALSLFGLVLAIGIVVDDAIVVVENVERNIELGLEPFPATEKAMSEVTGPIIATALVLCAVFIPAAFISGLTGQFYKQFALTIAISTVISAFNSLTLSPALAAVLLRAHDAPKDRFSKFLDKLFGGWLFRPFNRFFERASHGYVGTVRRVIRGSGIALFVYAGLMVLTFFGFAHTPTGFVPAQDKQYLVAFAQLPDAASLDRTESVMKRMSEIALKQPGVEAAIAFPGLSINGFTNSPNSGIVFVTLKPFDERKDPSMSAGAIAGALNGQYSNIEEAYMAIFPPPPVQGLGTIGGFRLQIEDRGNLGYDELYKEVQNVIAKSRGVPELFGLFTSYTVNVPQVDAAIDREKAKTHGVAISDIFDTLQVYLGSLYANDFNRFGRTYQVNVQAEQQFRQDADQIGQLKVRNNKGEMIPLATFIKVSDTSGPDRVMHYNGFITAEINGNAAPGYSSGQAQAAIEKLLKDELPNGMTYEWTDLTYQQILSGNTALFVFPLCVLLAFLVLAAQYESWSLPLAVILIVPMTLLSAITGVIISGSDNNIFTQIGLIVLVGLACKNAILIVEFAKDKQQEGLDPLAAVLEACRLRLRPILMTSFAFIMGVVPLVLSSGAGAEMRHAMGVAVFSGMIGVTFFGLLLTPVFYVLIRRYVERSEARKAAKALKLETQQ